Proteins from a single region of Syngnathus typhle isolate RoL2023-S1 ecotype Sweden linkage group LG10, RoL_Styp_1.0, whole genome shotgun sequence:
- the etsrp gene encoding ETS1-related protein isoform X2, translated as MYWDSAIKPDTKIKMEVCQGGFYGEDFRTQEVPAGFDFASFDSSKASTQQPQYSLDSSYAEPPKVNSSDIGLFNMDSFQEFTWWTSYPQDGLMVEQHQVSGYQEPGANQSYQSLVPQSGRFSPATEGSHSPFPGVKNTDGESGYCRHTADLYPESDGQRGFWSEYSPAGFGGPPPHPPTPSVCPAPTNPSPQPSDHYYPRVAKRKTLQRPDRDSHVAPMSAYPGSGPIQLWQFLLELLLDSACRTFISWTGDGWEFKMSDPTEVAKRWGQCKNKPKMNYEKLSRGLRYYYHKNIIHKTAGKRYVYRFVCDMQGMLGKTAQEVLSSLNILPSSSSAESSASDFSSERWE; from the exons ATGTACTGGGATTCCGCTATCAAGCCCGACACCAAAATAAAG ATGGAAGTGTGCCAAGGTGGCTTCTACGGGGAGGACTTTAGAACCCAGGAGGTGCCGGCAGGGTTTGACTTTGCATCTTTCg ACAGCAGCAAGGCGTCCACGCAGCAGCCGCAGTATTCACTCGACAGCAGTTATGCCGAGCCGCCGAAAG tCAACTCAAGCGACATTGGTCTTTTCAACATGGACTCATTCCAGGAATTCACCTGGTGGACTTCTTATCCACAAG ACGGGCTGATGGTGGAGCAGCACCAAGTGAGTGGTTACCAGGAGCCGGGGGCCAATCAGAGCTACCAGAGCCTGGTGCCCCAGAGCGGCCGGTTCAGCCCGGCCACAGAGGGCAGCCACAGCCCCTTCCCGGGCGTCAAAAACACAGACGGCGAGTCGGGATACTGCCGCCACACGGCCGACCTCTACCCTGAGTCGGACGGCCAGAGAGGCTTCTGGTCCGAATACTCCCCGGCTGGCTTTGGCGGTCCCCCGCCGCACCCGCCAACGCCCTCCGTCTGCCCCGCCCCCACCAACCCGAGCCCTCAGCCGTCAGACCACTACTACCCCCGTGTGGCCAAGCGCAAAACTCTCCAGCGGCCCGACAGGGACAGTCACGTGGCCCCTATGTCCGCTTATCCAG GTTCTGGCCCGATCCAGCTGTGGCAGTTCCTACTGGAACTTCTTCTGGATTCCGCCTGTCGCACCTTCATCTCCTGGACCGGGGACGGCTGGGAGTTTAAGATGTCTGACCCAACTGAG GTGGCCAAGCGCTGGGGCCAGTGCAAGAACAAGCCCAAGATGAACTACGAGAAGCTGAGCCGGGGCCTTCGCTACTACTACCACAAGAACATCATCCACAAGACGGCGGGCAAGCGCTACGTGTACCGCTTTGTCTGCGACATGCAGGGCATGCTGGGAAAGACGGCACAGGAGGTGCTGAGCAGCCTGAACATTTTGCCCAGCTCCAGCAGCGCAGAGTCGTCCGCGTCAGACTTCAGCAGCGAGCGAtgggagtaa
- the etsrp gene encoding ETS1-related protein isoform X1: MYWDSAIKPDTKIKMEVCQGGFYGEDFRTQEVPAGFDFASFDYPGEDVSFLLDSSKASTQQPQYSLDSSYAEPPKVNSSDIGLFNMDSFQEFTWWTSYPQDGLMVEQHQVSGYQEPGANQSYQSLVPQSGRFSPATEGSHSPFPGVKNTDGESGYCRHTADLYPESDGQRGFWSEYSPAGFGGPPPHPPTPSVCPAPTNPSPQPSDHYYPRVAKRKTLQRPDRDSHVAPMSAYPGSGPIQLWQFLLELLLDSACRTFISWTGDGWEFKMSDPTEVAKRWGQCKNKPKMNYEKLSRGLRYYYHKNIIHKTAGKRYVYRFVCDMQGMLGKTAQEVLSSLNILPSSSSAESSASDFSSERWE, translated from the exons ATGTACTGGGATTCCGCTATCAAGCCCGACACCAAAATAAAG ATGGAAGTGTGCCAAGGTGGCTTCTACGGGGAGGACTTTAGAACCCAGGAGGTGCCGGCAGGGTTTGACTTTGCATCTTTCg ACTACCCTGGTGAAGATGTGTCTTTTCTGTTAGACAGCAGCAAGGCGTCCACGCAGCAGCCGCAGTATTCACTCGACAGCAGTTATGCCGAGCCGCCGAAAG tCAACTCAAGCGACATTGGTCTTTTCAACATGGACTCATTCCAGGAATTCACCTGGTGGACTTCTTATCCACAAG ACGGGCTGATGGTGGAGCAGCACCAAGTGAGTGGTTACCAGGAGCCGGGGGCCAATCAGAGCTACCAGAGCCTGGTGCCCCAGAGCGGCCGGTTCAGCCCGGCCACAGAGGGCAGCCACAGCCCCTTCCCGGGCGTCAAAAACACAGACGGCGAGTCGGGATACTGCCGCCACACGGCCGACCTCTACCCTGAGTCGGACGGCCAGAGAGGCTTCTGGTCCGAATACTCCCCGGCTGGCTTTGGCGGTCCCCCGCCGCACCCGCCAACGCCCTCCGTCTGCCCCGCCCCCACCAACCCGAGCCCTCAGCCGTCAGACCACTACTACCCCCGTGTGGCCAAGCGCAAAACTCTCCAGCGGCCCGACAGGGACAGTCACGTGGCCCCTATGTCCGCTTATCCAG GTTCTGGCCCGATCCAGCTGTGGCAGTTCCTACTGGAACTTCTTCTGGATTCCGCCTGTCGCACCTTCATCTCCTGGACCGGGGACGGCTGGGAGTTTAAGATGTCTGACCCAACTGAG GTGGCCAAGCGCTGGGGCCAGTGCAAGAACAAGCCCAAGATGAACTACGAGAAGCTGAGCCGGGGCCTTCGCTACTACTACCACAAGAACATCATCCACAAGACGGCGGGCAAGCGCTACGTGTACCGCTTTGTCTGCGACATGCAGGGCATGCTGGGAAAGACGGCACAGGAGGTGCTGAGCAGCCTGAACATTTTGCCCAGCTCCAGCAGCGCAGAGTCGTCCGCGTCAGACTTCAGCAGCGAGCGAtgggagtaa